The DNA window CTCCAGCAGGAGCTCCTTGCACTGGGAGAAATCGGAGCGCGGCTGAGTCTGGAAATCGCCGGCGCGGTTGACGATGAAGGCGTGGCCGGTCTCGCCGATGCGGATGTTTTCCACGAGGCGGGTGAAGGCTTCGAAATCAACGGTCGCGCGCAGAATGTAGCGGCGGCCGCCCCATTCCCGGCTGGCGGCCACGATGAAATGCGGCTGGTTGCGGATGCCCATGAAGACGACACTTGTATGGTGGTCGTTATCGGTGGCGTTCAGAAACCATGCGGATTGCGGGTATTGAGGAGCGCCCAGTTGAAG is part of the Oceanidesulfovibrio indonesiensis genome and encodes:
- a CDS encoding cache domain-containing protein, encoding MDLGIVDDTGALLAYAGPLQLGAPQYPQSAWFLNATDNDHHTSVVFMGIRNQPHFIVAASREWGGRRYILRATVDFEAFTRLVENIRIGETGHAFIVNRAGDFQTQPRSDFSQCKELLLE